The sequence below is a genomic window from Cucumis melo cultivar AY chromosome 5, USDA_Cmelo_AY_1.0, whole genome shotgun sequence.
atttatataattatcgACTTCAAATTTACAGATCTCATTTGATATCGTACGTCAATAGGAACTTTTACAAATAGAGAAATTCAATGTGAAAGAACATTTTGATTCGATTGAGAAATGTGTTGAGAACTGTCCGtctatgataaaaaaaaaatattgatgcAACCGAGAAATTTATCATTTGATCAATATAAAGTACATAAAACTCAAAACTTCAAAGAATAAAAGATATATAAGTTTGATCTCTACAACTACGTTATATCTAATTAAACCAAAAGAGATTAGAGTTGTTCGGTTTGAATTTATGTATTGTGATCAATAGACACGTCAATTCATTTAAGTTTAAAAATTCGATTCGATTCAACGAAAGATTAATTAGAGTCGATCGGCTTTTGAAGACGACGTAGGTTGGGGAGGTGgtggaagaagatgatgatgtaACAAAGAATTGTGTCGTTCTTTGTTGAATGAGATGGGGATATGTGATGGTTGAGGTCCATTCATGTAAATGACATAGATTACCAATTGCATCACTCCTAGAAGGAATCCAATCAAATTTGGTACCTACAATCAAAGTCATTATATggcattattaattaattaattaattacatgcaattcAACACAAATATATTCTCAAAAAAGGGAAAggatcattttttttaaatgtaaattgagatttaagtttaaattaatacattaattatttcaaaacaaaGCTAGAAAGCAACCAATCAAACaactattaattaatataatccGATCTCAATTACAATACaatatcaaaaagaaaaaaaaactcacacACAACGGATTAAGGATGGTTTCGTTGAAAAAATCGGAATTAAGATACTTAtctgtatgtatgtatgtatgtatatatatattttataaaaatccAACAAAcatccatttaaaaaaaaaaactattaatcTTTACGACGAAGTAAATAAGTAAAATGTTCGATCAATAGTCACTTGATCAATTTGGTGCACTCAAAATAACACAATAAAGTAAAGATGACAATCAGTCTCAATCGTATTAGTATATATAATAGCACAATACAAAAAacaaattgtaaatataatagaACTTATATACAACTAAACAAACCATTGTCAGTAGACATCAACGACAAATCTAGAACCTATTgatttaattgttatatttaccATCTTTTTAAAAATGTGTTATACACTTAAAAGTGCAACTAATTGCAATAccctaaaaaaaataaaaaataactttCGATAAACTATGACGAATAGGTTATCATCAAACATTATATTAAAAGGGACATTTGAGCACATACTAGATCAACAATTAACAACATACTAAATATCGATACGAACGTCGCAACAAAACTAATGTAGCTATAGGGTTACCTTATCAgacacacaaacacacacacacacatatatatatatatataatgagagagggaaaagaaaaacttactCCAATGAATGGATCTTTGACAAGAAGAGCATAGAAAGTCCAAACCCCAGAGTTCAAAAATATGCACAAAGTCAGAAGGAATGGCATATACTCCACACTTTTACTTCTCACCACTTTCCTCTGCACTTTCATtttcataattaataatattttccaAAACTTGGTTTTTTAAGATATAGTTAGAAGAATTGATtacaaaaacaaagaaacttgATGTAGATCGAAACAAATAGTTATCAAACgagatattaattaattttgataagAGTTCGGAGAGAATTATATACTAACAGCTATTCCTAGAGGTGAACTGCAATTTATAATGTTAAGAGCAGCACAAATGAGTCCAATGACATTGATTCGAGAGTTTCCATGTAACATGAAATACGATATCGATATTGTTCCTCCCACAAATCCAACATCCAAAATTGCCACTAAGGTTGCTGTTCTAACCtacaaaaatatatacaaacatAATTAGTAAACAAACGATGACGAGACAACGACGTACGTTAACAAATCAATATATACATAATCGCAAttcaagaaaaaaatggatatcTTTTGAAAACTCAAAAACTAAAAGTTCATATTCGCTTAAAATCTCAAAAGCCAAAAAGGTCTAACGTTGGATGCACACATGTTTTTCAAGATTCGGATGTATGTTTGGTTCATGCGTTCTTAAGAGACGTATATTTTTAGTCGTCAAGTTTTGACACTCTTTTTATATATCTGTCTTTTGAAAAATATGTTTCTTAATTGGTTGTAACGTAAAACATGATTAAATGCAATTCAGTTAGCAGTCAAGTGTGTTGTGAGTTCTCATAGATGGAAATGGTTAAAACTTAAAAGTCGTGTTCAAGAGGATGTCGAAAAACCAAATCGAACGTACGTAACAAAAGTAGGGCAACGATGAGGAACGACGACATACTTTCATGTGTGGAggtgaaaggagaaggaagatGATGAGGTAACAGATTTGGAGGGAAAGTCCAAAGATATTGACAGTAACAATGAGAAAGCCATCAGGCTTAATGAGACCATAATAAGCCCATAAAGAAGCTGTGAGGAATGTTGAAACATATGGAAGACTATCAAACTCTTCTGTTGATCTTTTCTTCAACACTCTCCAAAATGTTTTTCTGCACAAAACCCATAACATTAATATCCATTTCATTAATATAACCCATTTGtcccaacaaaataaaaatgagtGAAAATCGAGGTTAAAAGTCTAATAAATATTCGAATTTATTGAATTGAAACAacattcaaatttcaagaatgaaattgtaacattttgaaGTCTGGGAGTAATTCGAAAACTAAAATGAAAATCAAAGTTAAAATACTATTTTCGTCTTTATATTTAGAATTGGTTCAATTTCAATCCCTAATTGTTATGAATCTTAATTTAGTCCCTCACAATCGATTCTTATCTAAATTGGGTTAAATAACTACACCAACCATCTTCATGCATTTgaatataatttcaaattttttataatgaaaatgctaattaaataaataaacaacaaaaaaaagtcTACCGAGACTAAAATGTATGAAACCTAAAATTAGACAAAAGTTTAACCGAAGATTGAAAAAAACAATCGGATTACGAGAAATTCATGTTAGCTTAATAGATAAAATTgtcaagaaaaacaaaatcgTTACAAAACGAGAAGAATAAACTTTCATTGGAGAAATGAAGAACAATACCGAAATGATATTtcctgaaaagaaaaaaaaaagaagacaatATTAGCCAAAATTTGAATTATGAACaaaagaatgaaaataaaaattagattatatctatataaacttttttattttgttttcattttccTCTCTCTTTTTACCTATGACTCCAACAAAGATAGGAAGAGGCTCCATGTttagagaaaaagagagagtgATGATTTCAAAATAAGCTATGAGTTGAGTCTTTATATATTATTCAATTTGGcttattattaatatttcaaatattttattttgaattaaatttaaCACAAAGGTGATACTTTTCttcatatataattttatatttttctcaTTGCCAACTCAATCCTTGCAGAGTCTATATAAATATAACAGAGATAGATTTGAATTGGGATCTTTAGTTCTAAtaacatttttataaaattatactcTAAAAATTCCTTTCTTACCCATATAAAAAAAACAtgtctttcattttttttttcttttttctgaaaAGTAGAAGCAAAAAAAGGAGCAAAATCCAACCTAAAGACTAATCTTCGGTCGAAACATTTAATAGTTtggttttatttggaaaaagaatcTAGAACAAGACGTCTTTGATAGAACATTCGAATGTTATCAATAAACACTTAGACTTTGTTATTATAGTCGAAGAATCAAAATTTTTCCTTTCTATATTGAAATCAAAACGTTTAAatgttttaaacttttaaaagaacAAAAGTTATGCAAGTGAAGTTCATTATTGCTGACAAATTAACAAATACTAAAATAGTTTTCTAAACATtgtaaaaatttaatattttaaaatttaaaaaaaaaatgaaatttagaagTAAATAACTAATACAAAATATTTAGAAGCTTAGAGGGTGAAAAACGCTAACATGTGTGGTGTCCGAATTGAATATCTAATTAACATCAAGGTTTTTAATTTGGCCTAAAGATTCATTATACTACGAAAGAAAAACATCAACATCTATAATACAAATTTTGTTAGTTAAACTAAGTTTATTTTGAGATAATCCCAAGCAGTAATTTAacgattttttaatttcttttacgTCTAGCACTATAtgattttattaatattaagtaTTTTGCTAAAGATTCGTAAGATTCACATTTAATcagaattaattaaaagatttTCTCCCCTTTTTGTAAACTAAAAATTATCAAACTAAATGCCAACATATAGATCTTCAAccatatttttatatattacaTAGTTACATTATTGAGCTCTGACTTTAAAGGAAATGGTGAAAGGATgacttttttaatttctaaaaaaagaatTCCATGTGAGTTCTCTTTAGCAATTTGACTGAAGTATATCAAATAATTGGTTTAGCTCATATAGGCAAGtcaagaaattttaaatttattttttcaaactcATTACAAAACAATATCAATAGATACAAGTGAAACAAACAAGGTAgagtaagaaaaagaaaacaaagagaaaaaCTCCTACACTTATCTAATGTGCTAGGAAATTGTAAAATTGCCTCACATAGTAGCAAAAGAAATTGTCACatcaataaaagaaaatacttgaATAAGGTCTACACAGCTGGAATTAAGCATATTAGTAACCTAACAAGACTTTCCAACTCCACTACAATGTCGTGGATGTTTTGGAAAGAGTACTCTTTAAGTCGGGTCATAGAGTGATGTTTGTTGCATATTCCATTTGACATCTTTCACATTGTGTTGTGGTTATGTTTATAATAAGATGTTTTGATTACTCTCATTATTTATTTGGTTCCACAAATGAAATTTCATGTTATCTAATACAAAATAGTTATCAAGTCAAGTCTTTAATGAACAAACTCTTTAATATTTCAATAAATAAGATCATTAGCCGCTTTACGAGAACATATATGAGAGTAATTTTAAAATGGTTTAAATCACTTTGACATTTTCTTACATACTACCAAATTAGAAGAAAATCTCTCAGATGTTCAAGGAAGATTAAAATGATCAAAATGATCAAAATTACTTTTTGTCGCTTTCAAACGTCACTTGGAAAGTGAAAGATAtgattttaaacaattttaaatatGGTAAATGTGATTTGGACAATTTGAAAATCACTCCCAACCATGAGCATATTTGGAAGATCATATCAAAAGCGATTTTTACCATTTCAAAATCACTCAAAAACAAGCACGAGACCTATATTCTTAGAATACTACGAGTTTTTCCACTAACCTATAGCATGTAAAAGAAGAAGTGAGCATTTATTTGTGTTCTAATctaagatatattttttttcatttaacaAAGGATATGAAGGAAAGAAAGTTTGTAGATGTTACACAAACCCCAAAAGTATGTTTGATGGGTAAGGTATGAGGGTGGGATTAATTTTGGAGCAGAATAATAATGGTTCCCTTGATGATGTTGACTCTGTGTAATCCAACGTGGGAATATTGAAGTAAATTCAAAGCATTCCCTTCCTCTGCCGCCAACTACAAACATATTTCAAAGCCAcacaaaaagagagagaattcAATATTGTTTTTTCGAACACCCATTCCATTTATAAGCACGAAACCATGTTGGTGAGATTTACGTGGATCCAACAATGCATGAGACGAGTTGGGACACTGTTAACTGGCAAacccaataaataaataaatatatagatagatatatatcAACTTGCACAAGCAGCGAAGTTTAGCATTTGGCCCTAGATTGTCAAATAAAGAAGTTgtagaaaaataaaagcaaaCAAAGAAAGGGTTAACAAACAagtttttggtatttttttttttttttttttatattcgtGAGTGTTCAAGTAGACTTATACGCATTTCGATTAATCTCATAGAACAACCTGTCTGATAATATAACATTTGGGTGTAATGAAACTTGTAAGATATTCAATTCTAGATAAGTGGCCACAATAAATTCAACTCATAAACCCTAAGccttttatttgatatttagttatAGAAAACGATATTTATAAACACTACTTCTACctatatttttctcttttttttctttgtattatTATGCAATTTACACCAATGTTTTCAGAAACCAAGCCAAAAATTTGAGAACTAAAGAAatgtaattttcaaaaacttgtttttgttttgaaaatttaaataacTACGGGTGGGGATTTGAACCTGGACCCTCTTATCTTCGGGAATATACAAATGTCAGTTAAGCCAAGCTCATGTTGGCAACTTGAACCAAGTTCTTAGTAACCTATTAAACACTTCTAGAGTTTAAAGACCAAAAAAGCTCGAACTAAGATGACtgaaccaaaaacaatacacacacacatatatagtaTTTGGAAAGCATGTGTGCTGGAGGCGTCTGTACTAACATCATTGGGATGgtccttatttttttttttttccctcaatTGAACAACTAAATGGACCGATAGGAATTACAAATCTAAGAACCTAGAGAGATGGAGACACTTTGGAACAACAAAATTATGAGTAAAACCCCTGcggggaaaaaagaaaatggaattcTATTGGCTCTCTTAGACATCTACATGTTGGATATTGAAGAAAGAACGAAGTTTTTTGAGTTTTGCGAAAAAGGTGAAATAATTGGCTTACTTGCTATGAATGGAGAGGAGATTTAGGATTCATCAACAACTTTGATGCCAGCTCCTTTGTCCCAATCCTCCGGGGCAACCACAGCAGACATAATCTTCTCCTGACCGCGCCAAAGAATCTGGAGCCAACTTGCCaaattagaaattataattTACGGGCATAAGCAACATGACATGTGCATCATGTTATAAACATGCACTAAAATATTTGTCGATAGAGTTCATCTTCGAGATTAAAGATTAATCCACATCTTTTTTATGCACACATAAAAATACTATTAATAAGTTAATAAATGCATTTGTTCTAATATGGAATATGAGTTACTAATAAGAGGACTTATTAGTTATTAGTTTGTTTCAAACCAAAAACAACTTAATTACTAAGGTTATCTCAGGTAatcttttggtttttgaaaacatatttttttagaatttcttttggtttttgaaaacataTGTTTTTCGAATTTCTCACGAGGATTGTCAATAGGttaaccaaattccaaaaaaaaaaaacaaatttagaagttcctttttaaaattttcaaaacttgacttgaatttttaaaatattggtaaAAACTAGACAACaatgtttctcattattaagaaaaggttgTTTGGGACGAGGGTCATGTAAGACTACAATAACCACACCTGGctaaatactatttaaaaatCCCCAATTAGCTACCGTAAACACTATTTCAAAGCCCCCATTTACTAGTGACatttcattattcttttattctttgcTACAGTGTTTACTGTTTACTTCTCTAACTAAAGTAGTGTACACCATAAACACATAATATTATAACTTAAACCAAAATAATCTACActccaaacacaaactattataacctaGAACTATAATAACTCACTCCTTACACCAAACGCCCACTTAAATGTAGAAGGATTGTCGATagatttagttttcaaaaactaaaaacaaaaagccAAATGAATACCAAACAGAACTTAATTTAAATcagttttataaatattttgattttcataaatatccATCGAAAAGAATACTCTATCAATATATCAGCGAAAATGAAATACCAAGATCACTATTGTCATATTGGTATTTTAAACCTTGATTATACTTATTACCCAAAAAATCTGTGCATTAGTTTACCTTGTCAACAACTCCAAATTCTTTGGCCAATGTCGCATCCATGTAGAACGGTCTTTTCATCACATTTGATACTGTCTCGACTGACTGAAAATATTAAAGTTGTATGATGAATTATATGGTATGGTCCCATGTAGTGAGTTAATAGAAAATGAGTAAAAAATAAACGTTGTCTAGGCTTACATTTCCAGTGTGCTTTGCTAGGAGTTTCACTAGTGTGTCCCTGTTTGTTATCACCTGAAAAAGGAGATGAAATATATAAAGCTCAACTTATCATTGTAGAGCCGTGGGGGGGACTAAGGGCTGAAGAAAACATATTTTAGCTCGTAAATTTTTTGGAACAAGATACAAATCTACCATAAATTCATTCACTCCAAGGACGTTCATGGTTCGGTTTAGCTTGACTCTTGGATATATAAACCAAACGGATCCTAACAGCAAATATTCGGTTTGGTATATAAACGGCTCAATTTGTTCAATTTTTCGGTTTCATATATACAATAAGGGTTCCATTCagttttataatatataatatatgtataaactataaacattttgGTTCAGTTTTGGATATGGTTTACAAAACTAAACCAAACCGAAAATTTAAACCTccttataattttaaactaaacCAAACCGATGCTTCAATAACatctaaattttgattttggtttgATTGGTTTTAGTGTTCGCCCCTACCCTTAATGTATGAAGATGCAAAAAGATTTTCTAATTATAATTACTTGAGTAAGATTTTGAACAGCCTTTTTCACTTCTTGCATCAAAGTGGTAAGGAGGTTTAAAGATTTTCTAATTATAATTACTTGAGTAAGATTTTGAACAGCCTTTTTCACTTCTTGCATCAAAGTGGTAAGAGTTCCAGCGAAAATCAGTGTCATAGAAACTGAGTTCTcttcaaaataaattatcaaGTTATGGAAGGATCTTGACCTCTTTTGCACGAATTAAAACGTCACTAGCAGGCATCAAACCAGACGAAGGGACACGGGGCTGCTGTATCATCGCTGGAAATGAATTCAAGGGGTATTTGATCATTCTATATGAGCAAATAAACAAGTAAACAGATATTAACGTGTCAAACGCATCAAACCTTTGGCATGTGGCATCATATAACGTCTGCCTTCACTTCCTGCAGCAAGTAATAGACAAGCTTGACCTATGGCAGCTCCAACAGCTACTGTGTGTATCTATATGAAACATTTAAACAACAGAGCAAAATTATTTCCCACACTGCTTACATTAAAGAAAATGTTTTCTTCAATCttattttacaaaattataGTTATTCCAATTCAGATTACTGGAGCAACAGAGGTCAATCCGCACGTCATTTCTCAGGTCAGTTGTTGCATCTACAACACTAGAAATTTCAAGAGCTTACCACTTCATGAAAACAGTGTACTTGCCACAGAGTTCACGCCATTGGTGCAGTGTTAAACTTACACCAAGGTACCAATCAATGTCATTAACTAGTAATTCCAAACTCCAAAATGCATCTAGTTATCATCTTGCCACCAAAAGAATAGTAGTAATGAACCAAATGGTTTGGAGAAGAAAACACACCTCATTTTTTAACTGCATCATAGCATCGTAGATAGCAAAACCCTCCGTCTCCATCCCTATCTGAATGTCAAATAATTTAAGCATGTTGAAAGAAGAGTGACAAATGATTGCATGCAATTGTAAACCGAACAAGATATAATGGTACTTTTTCTGGTTAATCAATAAACCTACGAAGAGTATAGTAAATTTATCAAGTGATTGGTTTCAAAGGTAAACAAATATAAACTATTGTGGGGCCTGTTCGGCATAAGATTCATTCTCgttttttatgtttttgaaaataaGGGGATTAGTAAATATAAGAAAAAGGTTTCTGGaagccaaaatttgaaaatcattTTGTAATTGAGTTAAGGGACAAAATACAAAACACAACCCATCTTTCGAGGAAAACCAAAAAGATCATTTCAACATGTTTGcgttttccattttcaaaatcaaCAGAAACCTAAAGCAAATTTTTCAGAAAAGAAAAGTCCAACATGATTCGAACCCATTTTCATCATCAAATCAATAAGCTAGCTCATGAACAGAAAGACCACTCTCTCTCGGTTACCATACTTCGCAATATTCATTTAAACCATCCATATTGTTTCAAAACCACTTTCCTATATTGAAATAGTGAGCTAGCTAGTGGAAGACCCAACCCCTCTCCTACTTGATAATCTTGTGAAAGATTTATATCTTCTCGCGATAAGATCTCACAACGTTCTGAAAGACTCATCAACTCGTGTAACCCCACTGGCAGAGATTGTAAAAGTCCCGTCTCCATTTCCAAAATATTGTTGGTGGAGTGTACTTTGTCAGGAAGAATTAGAAAAACCTGTTCTATCATCCGTGTCCTGAGACAAATGAACCCCTGTCCCTCTTTTCTTATTATTACAATGCTTTTTGTGTTAGGTACTAACTGAAGTGAACTAACTAAATGACCATTCCGTGGTGtatgtgatgtatcaattaaaAGTAGTGTATGGTCATCCTAGTTATATGCCTTCAGTTCTGATGACATGGAATAGATTCATTCTCTAGCTAGATAACTAATGAATAGATTTTACTATTAGTTTACTGCTGCAGTAATTAGCACGGGAATAAACAGACTTTGTTTAATAAACTATTCACCGTAGACACTCAAGAATTATCGTGCTCATAAATCTAGCTCACACCAAATTTCACATATTTGTGATCAAGAAGGTGTCTTACGAATTACAATTAACCATATTTCTGGAAATGCAGACTCTAAAAACTACAATCACATTTTCAACTGtttttcttgattatttttaatatagaaaTTGCGCTTCCATTGAGGGTCAAAGATTAAAGAATACATGAGTCAGACAAAAAGAAACCAACTCCAAAAGGAGAGAAGATGGGTAAAATTTCATTTGGAGTGAGGAACAATAGAGCGTTTAGAGCATtgaatttcttgattttgaATGGACACAAAATGAATGTTGAAGCATCTCAAACAAAAGAACTTCTAGTCAAGACAAACAAGTGGATATTTGTTAAACCATTTCTGAAACCCAAAACATACACGAATGGAGTAtggtaaattaaatttatatcaataatttAACTCTCCTCATCAAGGgttcaaaaatattttaaataccTAGCAAGCAAAAATCAAGATAAATTAAGGAAGAAATGACATCATTGGAGTTTGAATACAAAATCTCCTCCTCTAATACTATGTTAAATCACCCTTGAATCTAAGAACTTAAGTTGATAGGAAAAAAGTTACAAAAGGAATCATATCAAATATGTAGTATTTACTTATTAGGGGAAAAAATCATATGCTTCTATTGTTGAATCATAACTAAGGCATTAGATCGAACTCTTCATCGGTGTCAACATAATAATTATggtaaatttaaatttttatcaaatttaacAATATTCAAATCAACATTTCGATATAAAAGCAACACTTATAGCCTGAAAACAAGCCCTGAAAACCCCCATGGTAGGCAGAAGATTTTAGAAAGCAAGAAGAAGATGCGCATGCTCCTAACAGCTTAATTTCACTCGCTTCATGTAGCTGAATAAATTCAAAGTCAAGACTTACCGTTTCACCATCATCACGAGTTGTCCCTGTGGAGTTTATGTAAATATATATTGGTTCTTTTGGATCCATCCATTGCAAGTACATCAGTTCAGCAACAATTAGCTCCGTAACAGCTGGAACCAACTGAGAGTAGAAATAATTGAATGAAGAGCGATCACTGATCAGATACTATGGTATGCTCTACACAAGAAGCTGAAAACCTCCTTAAAAAGACGGAGTCAAAAACTATTCATAACGTTGACATAAAAGTTTCTAAATCATTCCGAATCAATTATGCCTTGAGAGGAAAAGGCCACGTTAAGCTAATATTGTTAATGGCTATTTCAGTCAGGCTAATGCAACTTGAGAGGAAATAAACGAAAATCAGAACACAAGAAAAGAGCACTTGGAAAAAGAACATGCCAAACTTCAAAATCAGTAGCTGAATAGAATCACAAATCCTGTTCTAATATGATTTTGGAACCGAAGCTCCACGAGAGAAATTCAACACTTTCAGTTCAACCAACAAGACTCCTCAAACACCTCGACATCACTCATTAATCAACTAGAATGAGTGATGTCAAATATATGCGATAATCATGAGAAGCACCTTTCCGGTGTGCACGTTCGTTAAGAACGCTCTAATTTTGCATAATTCCAAATAGCATGCTTcgtttttttccttcaatgaaAATACTCCACGAAACGAAATTGAAAAGATCGTTGTAAATTCTCCCTTTCTATTCGTTGAATAGTACCTCGAGTATCAAGTTAAATCGTACAGCACTAGAAAGACACTAATTCAAACACTTACAGGCATTCCGATGTAAACAATTCTTCCATGAAGTAACAAAGACGGCAAGTCTGGCGGCGGCCTCCTCGGTCTATGTTCATTATAGGAAACTGATCTTTCGACCTTATCCAATTAGAAAATCACCAAACTCATAACATTAGCAACCTAACAACACTTAATATAAACAAAAATCCGTTCTCTTAATTCATACAAACACAAGCGAGAACAAAAGAAAGTAACGCGAAATTAAGCGAGGCGGGAGACAGCTAACTTACTTGGGCAGGTGCAGCCATAAGCCGAGGAGCATCAAAAATATCCAAATAAGGAGGAGAATCGGAATTTTCAGGGCGGTTAAGCAACGTTTCAGGTGAGGTTGAAGCTACTGAAGCGAGCTTCGAAAGAAATGGATCCTTCGGGTTAATTGGAGGCATAGGAATTTTAGCTTTGCT
It includes:
- the LOC103494634 gene encoding bidirectional sugar transporter SWEET16-like, which gives rise to MEPLPIFVGVIGNIISVLFFISPIKTFWRVLKKRSTEEFDSLPYVSTFLTASLWAYYGLIKPDGFLIVTVNIFGLSLQICYLIIFLLLSPPHMKVRTATLVAILDVGFVGGTISISYFMLHGNSRINVIGLICAALNIINCSSPLGIARKVVRSKSVEYMPFLLTLCIFLNSGVWTFYALLVKDPFIGVPNLIGFLLGVMQLVIYVIYMNGPQPSHIPISFNKERHNSLLHHHLLPPPPQPTSSSKADRL
- the LOC103494643 gene encoding ATP-dependent Clp protease proteolytic subunit-related protein 3, chloroplastic, which gives rise to MAIGMKLPMAVTLQKPMAMAMAAPSSSSSLHRAINFRTVSCSNATSKAKIPMPPINPKDPFLSKLASVASTSPETLLNRPENSDSPPYLDIFDAPRLMAAPAQVERSVSYNEHRPRRPPPDLPSLLLHGRIVYIGMPLVPAVTELIVAELMYLQWMDPKEPIYIYINSTGTTRDDGETIGMETEGFAIYDAMMQLKNEIHTVAVGAAIGQACLLLAAGSEGRRYMMPHAKAMIQQPRVPSSGLMPASDVLIRAKEVITNRDTLVKLLAKHTGNSVETVSNVMKRPFYMDATLAKEFGVVDKILWRGQEKIMSAVVAPEDWDKGAGIKVVDES